In Bacillus rossius redtenbacheri isolate Brsri chromosome 9 unlocalized genomic scaffold, Brsri_v3 Brsri_v3_scf9_2, whole genome shotgun sequence, one DNA window encodes the following:
- the LOC134543172 gene encoding large ribosomal subunit protein uL5: protein MAEKKAPAKAKKEKAPRKEPKDSSKNPMREVRIRKLCLNICVGESGDRLTRAAKVLEQLTGQQPVFSKARYTVRSFGIRRNEKIAVHCTVRGVKAEEILERGLKVREYELRKDNFSDTGNFGFGIQEHIDLGIKYDPSIGIYGLDFYVVLGRPGFNVAHRRRKTGVVGSPHRLTKEDAMKWFQQKYDGIILAGKKT, encoded by the exons GAAAAAAAGGCTCCAGCTAAGGCGAAGAAGGAGAAGGCTCCTCGCAAGGAGCCCAAGGACAGCAGTAAAAACCCCATGCGAGAAGTTCGCATTCGCAAACTGTGTCTGAACATTTGTGTGGGCGAATCTGGTGACAGACTCACGAGGGCAGCCAAG GTGCTGGAGCAGCTGACAGGCCAGCAGCCCGTCTTCTCCAAGGCACGGTACACCGTGCGATCGTTCGGCATCCGGCGCAATGAGAAGATAGCAGTTCACTGCACCGTGCGCGGTGTGAAGGCCGAAGAAATCCTCGAGAGGGGTCTCAAG GTGCGAGAGTATGAGTTGAGGAAAGACAACTTCTCAGACACTGGGAACTTTGGTTTTGGGATCCAGGAGCACATAGACTTGGGTATAAAATACGACCCCAGCATTGGTATCTATGGTCTGGACTTCTACGTGGTTTTGGGTCGCCCAG GTTTCAACGTAGCTCACAGGAGGCGAAAAACTGGTGTAGTTGGGTCACCTCATAGACTAACAAAGGAAGATGCCATGAAGTGGTTCCAACAGAAA tacgaTGGTATCATCCTTGCTGGAAAGAAGACGTGA